Proteins encoded by one window of Cylindrospermum stagnale PCC 7417:
- a CDS encoding YybH family protein, with protein sequence MTTAIEQIDSFFRAVLQKEAVQICQNYLPQEDTYVFVEGPRYSTIGYTNIAKGWQDFCDSLLKLENIEWVEGPFTEESEHLAWVAGMVQLTVAVKGQVIQRTFRATFVLQKNEVSHWQIRHEHVSAPLNDPYGIGDWLKKN encoded by the coding sequence ATGACAACTGCAATAGAGCAAATTGATAGTTTTTTTCGCGCTGTTCTTCAGAAAGAAGCAGTTCAAATCTGCCAGAATTACCTTCCTCAAGAGGATACTTACGTTTTTGTGGAAGGGCCTCGCTACTCTACTATTGGCTATACCAATATTGCTAAAGGCTGGCAGGATTTTTGCGATTCTCTACTCAAGTTAGAAAACATCGAATGGGTAGAAGGCCCCTTTACCGAAGAAAGCGAACATTTGGCTTGGGTAGCGGGAATGGTGCAACTGACAGTAGCCGTGAAAGGTCAAGTTATCCAACGAACATTCCGCGCTACTTTTGTGCTTCAAAAAAATGAAGTTAGTCACTGGCAGATACGGCACGAACATGTATCTGCTCCCCTAAATGACCCTTATGGTATTGGAGATTGGTTGAAAAAAAACTAG
- a CDS encoding four helix bundle protein, protein MTDFREIKAWEKAHELTVAVYEVTKSFPEEELLGLTQQIRLACAAIPIKIAQGCDREYPEEQLDFLELANDSTIEVEYYLLLCFELNLLKSPDYDRLISHVVEVKDQLESFIDEQSRNF, encoded by the coding sequence ATGACAGACTTCAGAGAAATCAAAGCATGGGAAAAAGCTCATGAACTGACAGTTGCAGTTTACGAGGTAACAAAAAGTTTTCCGGAAGAGGAATTACTGGGGTTAACACAACAAATTCGTTTAGCTTGTGCGGCGATACCGATTAAAATAGCTCAGGGATGCGATCGCGAATATCCAGAAGAACAATTAGATTTTTTAGAATTGGCAAATGATTCTACGATTGAGGTAGAGTATTACTTGCTGCTTTGCTTTGAGTTGAATCTGCTCAAATCACCTGATTACGATCGCCTCATTAGCCATGTGGTAGAAGTCAAAGACCAGCTAGAATCCTTCATTGACGAGCAAAGTCGGAATTTTTGA
- a CDS encoding ABC transporter ATP-binding protein, with protein MTNNYLLEVQNVHAGYIKDVDILQGVNFRVESGELVTVIGPNGAGKSTLAKTIFGLLTPHTGTITFKGENIAGLKSNEIVQRGMCYVPQIANVFPSLTVEENLEMGAFVRNIPLKPLKDKIFTMFPRLSDRRRQRAGTLSGGERQMLAMGKALMLEPSLLLLDEPSAALSPILVTQVFEQIKQVNQGGTAIVLVEQNARKALEMADRGYVLESGRDAISGPGQELLHDPKVGELYLGAGKAH; from the coding sequence ATGACTAATAACTATTTATTAGAAGTTCAAAACGTCCACGCCGGATATATTAAAGACGTAGATATCTTACAAGGTGTGAATTTTCGGGTTGAATCAGGGGAACTGGTAACAGTAATTGGCCCCAACGGTGCTGGAAAATCTACCTTAGCAAAAACCATTTTTGGACTTTTGACCCCCCACACAGGCACAATCACCTTCAAAGGGGAAAATATTGCGGGGCTAAAGTCAAACGAAATAGTTCAGCGGGGAATGTGCTATGTACCGCAAATCGCCAACGTCTTCCCTTCTCTCACCGTGGAAGAAAACCTAGAAATGGGGGCTTTTGTGCGGAATATTCCCCTGAAACCGCTGAAAGACAAAATCTTTACCATGTTTCCCAGATTAAGCGATCGCCGTCGTCAACGTGCAGGTACTCTCTCCGGTGGGGAACGCCAAATGTTAGCGATGGGTAAAGCTTTGATGCTAGAACCGAGTTTACTGCTGTTAGATGAACCTTCTGCGGCTTTATCCCCCATCTTGGTAACGCAAGTATTTGAGCAAATTAAACAAGTTAATCAAGGGGGAACTGCGATCGTTTTGGTAGAACAAAATGCCCGTAAAGCTTTAGAAATGGCTGATCGCGGTTATGTATTAGAATCAGGACGTGATGCCATCTCAGGCCCAGGACAAGAATTATTGCATGATCCCAAAGTGGGAGAATTATATTTAGGTGCCGGTAAAGCACATTAA
- a CDS encoding MFS transporter: MNTSKSPPNILWVQVWVLALLQGAITLTWLIYNSYLPKLLTQFGFPASLAVGILVVENALAVVMEPLMGGLSDQTKRSLGSRFPFISAGVILASALFIAIPCIVTFIPPAEVIRWILPIAMVAWALAMTVFRSPAIALLGKYSTPKELPLAVSFVTLAGGIIGAFKGIANNFILSLGPIFAFAIASFILLAAAAVLRYLNPPEIPTDEHHAETANLPFQPLSLIFATGFSIAWGSRLLMDALGKVLKSQFNTDDISLLMLSIGLALAFAALPAGFCATKIGNRQAMLYGIGLTILAILVLPYMRAQIAIIFFIVIGFSLIVNGVIPFILGLVPQRWAGLGIGIYFGGFSLAMSVFALVFPPGITPVVAAVAGALAFLVAGVCIFSTPKNAEI, translated from the coding sequence ATGAATACCTCAAAATCTCCGCCAAATATCTTATGGGTGCAAGTTTGGGTGTTAGCTCTTTTGCAGGGAGCAATTACCCTCACTTGGTTAATTTATAACTCATATCTGCCGAAACTTTTAACTCAGTTTGGCTTCCCCGCCTCCTTGGCAGTTGGTATATTAGTGGTAGAAAATGCCTTAGCTGTGGTGATGGAACCGCTGATGGGCGGACTTTCTGACCAAACCAAACGCTCTTTAGGCAGTCGTTTTCCCTTCATTTCCGCCGGAGTCATCCTGGCATCGGCTTTGTTTATCGCTATCCCCTGTATTGTCACCTTTATCCCGCCTGCTGAAGTTATCCGCTGGATTTTACCCATAGCAATGGTTGCTTGGGCGTTAGCGATGACAGTTTTTCGTTCACCTGCGATCGCATTACTCGGAAAATATTCTACACCCAAAGAGTTACCCTTAGCCGTCAGTTTCGTGACTTTAGCCGGGGGAATTATTGGCGCTTTCAAAGGAATTGCCAATAACTTTATTCTTAGCTTAGGTCCGATTTTTGCATTTGCGATCGCATCTTTCATCCTCTTGGCAGCTGCGGCGGTGTTGCGCTATCTCAACCCCCCAGAAATACCAACTGATGAACATCACGCCGAAACAGCAAACTTACCCTTTCAGCCATTAAGTTTAATATTCGCCACAGGATTTAGTATCGCTTGGGGTTCCCGGTTGCTGATGGATGCTTTAGGCAAAGTTCTCAAATCCCAATTCAACACCGATGATATCAGCTTACTCATGTTGTCTATTGGATTAGCTTTAGCATTTGCTGCCCTACCTGCGGGATTCTGCGCTACCAAAATTGGCAATCGTCAAGCAATGCTTTATGGAATCGGTTTGACTATTTTGGCGATTTTGGTACTACCCTATATGCGCGCACAGATTGCCATTATATTTTTTATAGTAATTGGATTTAGTTTAATTGTCAATGGGGTGATTCCCTTTATTTTGGGTTTAGTACCTCAACGCTGGGCAGGATTAGGGATAGGGATATATTTTGGTGGTTTCTCATTAGCCATGAGTGTATTTGCGTTGGTGTTTCCCCCAGGAATTACACCTGTAGTAGCTGCCGTTGCCGGTGCCTTGGCGTTTTTGGTGGCTGGTGTGTGCATATTTTCAACGCCTAAGAACGCAGAGATTTAA
- a CDS encoding carbonic anhydrase, producing MSKINGFVGRRNFLKWAGVGVSGIGAIATFGSIISGTEEIAIAEPNPANPHPVNANDAWKRLLAGNQRFIAQKPKHPDQSIEHLQLVSKVQYPFASVLGCADSRVPAEIIFDQGLGDLFVVRLAGNVASDMAIGSLEYATAVLGTQLIVVLGHRRCGAVAEALKDQAVPGRIGFVIEGIRPALTKVKFRTGDVNQDAVIANIIYQVEKLQNSSMLLAKLIREGKLKIIGAIYDIDTGKITPIK from the coding sequence ATGAGTAAAATTAACGGATTTGTAGGGCGTCGTAATTTCTTGAAATGGGCAGGCGTTGGAGTATCGGGAATTGGAGCGATCGCCACTTTTGGGAGTATAATATCGGGGACAGAGGAAATCGCGATCGCCGAGCCAAATCCGGCAAACCCTCACCCAGTCAATGCTAACGACGCTTGGAAACGCTTGCTGGCTGGAAATCAGCGATTTATCGCTCAAAAGCCTAAACATCCCGACCAATCAATAGAACATCTACAATTAGTTTCCAAAGTCCAGTATCCTTTTGCCTCAGTATTAGGCTGCGCAGATTCTCGCGTACCTGCGGAAATCATCTTTGATCAAGGACTTGGGGATTTATTTGTTGTCCGCTTGGCTGGTAATGTTGCCAGTGATATGGCTATAGGTAGCCTAGAATATGCTACAGCGGTATTAGGTACACAGTTGATTGTCGTTTTAGGTCATAGAAGATGCGGTGCAGTAGCTGAAGCACTCAAAGATCAAGCAGTTCCGGGGAGAATTGGCTTTGTTATTGAGGGCATCAGACCAGCCTTAACTAAGGTAAAATTTAGAACTGGCGATGTTAATCAGGATGCAGTAATTGCCAATATTATCTACCAAGTTGAAAAATTACAGAATAGCTCCATGCTTTTAGCTAAACTAATCCGTGAAGGCAAACTAAAAATTATTGGTGCTATTTACGATATCGATACGGGAAAAATCACGCCTATCAAGTAA
- the moeB gene encoding molybdopterin-synthase adenylyltransferase MoeB: MLNPNLDEIQLNKDDYERYSRHLILPEVGVEGQKRLKAASVLCIGTGGLGAPLLLYLAAAGVGRIGIVDFDIVDTSNLQRQVIHGTSWVGKPKIESAKNRIHEINPYCQVDLYETRLSSENALDIIRPYDIVVDGTDNFPTRYLVNDACVLLNKPNVYGSIFRFEGQATVFNYEGGPNYRDLYPEPPPPGMVPSCAEGGVLGILPGMIGIIQATETVKIILGNGNTLSGRLLLYNALEMKFRELKLRPNPIRPVIEKLIDYEQFCGIPQAQAEEAKQQMEIQEMTVVELKQLLDSGAKDFVLLDVRNPHEYEIAKIPGSVLVPLPDIENGGGVAKVKELLNGHRLIAHCKMGGRSAKALGILKEAGIVGTNVKGGITAWSREVDSSVPEY; the protein is encoded by the coding sequence ATGCTCAATCCCAATCTGGATGAAATCCAGTTGAACAAAGACGATTACGAACGCTACTCCCGCCACTTAATTTTGCCAGAAGTGGGAGTAGAAGGACAAAAACGCCTGAAAGCTGCCAGTGTATTGTGTATCGGTACAGGTGGACTAGGTGCGCCACTGCTGTTATATTTAGCAGCAGCCGGTGTGGGACGTATCGGCATCGTTGATTTTGATATCGTTGATACCTCCAACCTGCAACGCCAAGTCATTCACGGTACATCCTGGGTAGGTAAACCCAAAATTGAATCAGCGAAAAACCGCATTCACGAAATTAACCCCTATTGTCAGGTTGATTTGTACGAAACTCGTCTGAGTTCAGAAAACGCCCTCGATATAATTCGTCCTTACGATATCGTTGTTGATGGTACCGACAATTTCCCCACCAGGTATTTAGTCAACGACGCTTGCGTATTGCTAAACAAACCCAACGTCTACGGTTCGATTTTCCGCTTTGAAGGACAAGCCACCGTTTTTAACTACGAAGGCGGGCCAAATTATCGTGACTTATATCCAGAACCACCACCACCAGGAATGGTTCCCTCCTGTGCAGAAGGCGGCGTACTAGGAATTTTACCGGGAATGATTGGGATTATCCAAGCGACGGAAACAGTCAAAATTATTCTTGGTAACGGTAATACTCTAAGTGGACGCTTGTTGCTATACAACGCCTTAGAAATGAAATTCCGGGAGTTAAAGCTGCGTCCTAACCCCATCCGCCCAGTAATTGAAAAGCTGATAGACTATGAACAATTCTGCGGAATTCCCCAAGCACAAGCAGAGGAAGCAAAACAGCAAATGGAAATTCAAGAAATGACTGTGGTGGAGTTGAAGCAATTGCTGGATAGCGGTGCAAAAGATTTTGTACTTTTGGATGTCCGCAACCCCCATGAATACGAAATTGCTAAAATTCCGGGTTCTGTATTAGTACCCTTACCCGATATTGAAAACGGCGGTGGCGTTGCTAAAGTCAAAGAATTACTCAACGGACACCGTTTAATTGCTCATTGTAAAATGGGTGGACGTTCTGCCAAAGCCTTGGGTATTCTCAAAGAAGCGGGAATTGTTGGCACAAACGTCAAAGGCGGAATCACCGCTTGGAGTCGTGAAGTAGATTCTTCAGTTCCAGAATATTAA
- a CDS encoding nuclear transport factor 2 family protein gives MTAESENSLKVAQQAFEHLQHGLATGEWSGFLDMLTEDISIWFPMGKYQGLNAGKERAIVFFQYVAESFPEGLTLILDRFTSNETTVVFEFRDEGLLLGQPYKNRVAISFDVRGDKICSYREYFGSDGKSY, from the coding sequence ATGACAGCAGAATCAGAAAACAGTTTGAAAGTGGCTCAACAGGCATTTGAGCATCTTCAGCATGGTCTAGCAACAGGGGAATGGTCAGGATTTCTCGATATGCTCACAGAAGATATTAGCATTTGGTTTCCAATGGGAAAATACCAGGGGTTAAATGCAGGAAAAGAGCGAGCGATAGTGTTTTTCCAATACGTTGCTGAATCTTTTCCGGAAGGACTCACCCTGATACTAGACCGCTTTACCAGCAACGAGACCACAGTTGTATTTGAATTTCGAGACGAGGGACTGTTGTTAGGACAACCATACAAAAACCGTGTTGCGATTTCCTTTGATGTGCGTGGCGACAAAATTTGTAGCTATCGGGAATACTTTGGTAGCGATGGCAAATCTTATTAA
- a CDS encoding Mov34/MPN/PAD-1 family protein — protein MNAVRIKLLPEHQQVIRTHAESTYPDECCGIMLGYLASGCKTVVEVIPTANAWNTEAADFADEPTEYSNRRRYAIAPGFMLQAQRDARNRNLNIIGIYHSHPDYPAIPSEWDRLYAWTEYSYIIVSVQNRKAGELNCWSLDESHQFQAETIESIN, from the coding sequence ATGAACGCGGTGCGAATCAAACTCCTCCCAGAACACCAACAAGTTATCCGCACCCATGCCGAAAGCACCTACCCAGATGAGTGCTGTGGGATCATGCTTGGTTATCTGGCTAGTGGCTGTAAAACTGTGGTGGAAGTAATCCCAACAGCAAACGCTTGGAATACAGAAGCGGCTGATTTTGCTGATGAACCCACAGAATATAGTAACAGACGACGATATGCGATCGCTCCCGGATTCATGTTACAAGCTCAAAGGGACGCCAGAAACCGTAACCTCAACATCATTGGCATCTACCACTCCCATCCCGATTATCCCGCCATCCCCTCAGAATGGGACAGGCTATATGCATGGACAGAATACTCATATATAATAGTATCCGTCCAAAATAGAAAAGCTGGTGAACTCAATTGCTGGAGTCTTGATGAGAGTCACCAGTTCCAAGCCGAAACAATCGAATCCATAAATTGA
- a CDS encoding AAA family ATPase — MTIDLREFYQATDPSRTLFVNNGSDGKYYIDFSDVRGGDIIGRLKQKITFFQPNEPTCTLFTGHIGCGKSTELLRLQMELEAIAFHVVYFESSEDLEMTDVDIADVLLAIARRISQSLDQVPLERPNKFNELLQGAWNVLNSDVTGLKVKTPVGDVGVTADGQKFSLAVGIGEITTRTKSDPTLREKLNQYLGPQKTKLLEVINQELIEPAIAKLKQQGKKGLIVIVDNLDRIDNRVKPWGRPQQEYLFVDQGEFLTKLNCHLVYTMPLSLKFSNDYGMLTQRFPEDPKVLPMVPVQWIDGKTHEQGIALLQQMVLARAFPDVEPCDRLNKLTEIFDHVATLNRLCQLSGGHVRDLLRLLNSWIQEEMALPLTRETLEIVVRARRNEMTLPISDDEWQLLRHVNQRKKVSDDQGYQKLIRSRFVFEYRDRGESWFDVNPILAEARELQ, encoded by the coding sequence ATGACCATAGATTTACGGGAATTTTATCAAGCCACTGACCCCAGCCGGACTTTGTTTGTCAATAATGGGTCAGATGGCAAGTATTATATTGATTTTTCTGATGTGCGGGGAGGGGATATTATTGGCAGGTTAAAACAGAAAATTACCTTTTTTCAGCCAAATGAACCTACCTGCACCTTATTTACGGGGCACATTGGTTGTGGTAAATCGACGGAACTGTTGCGGTTGCAGATGGAACTGGAAGCGATCGCCTTTCATGTGGTCTATTTTGAGTCTAGCGAAGACTTGGAAATGACTGATGTCGATATTGCCGATGTGCTGTTAGCGATCGCCCGCCGTATTAGTCAAAGTCTAGACCAAGTTCCACTTGAGCGGCCCAACAAGTTTAATGAATTGCTCCAAGGTGCTTGGAATGTCTTAAACTCCGATGTAACTGGGTTGAAAGTCAAAACACCTGTTGGTGATGTTGGTGTCACTGCTGACGGACAAAAGTTTTCTCTAGCTGTGGGGATTGGTGAAATCACCACCAGGACGAAAAGTGACCCGACATTGCGGGAGAAACTTAATCAGTATCTCGGCCCGCAAAAAACCAAATTGCTGGAAGTGATTAATCAAGAACTGATAGAACCGGCAATCGCTAAATTGAAACAGCAGGGTAAAAAAGGTCTCATAGTCATTGTCGATAATCTTGACCGCATCGATAATCGTGTTAAGCCCTGGGGTCGTCCCCAACAAGAATATTTATTTGTTGACCAGGGTGAATTTTTGACAAAGCTAAATTGTCATCTAGTTTATACAATGCCTTTGTCGTTGAAGTTTTCCAATGATTACGGAATGCTGACCCAGCGATTTCCAGAAGATCCGAAAGTGTTGCCGATGGTGCCTGTACAATGGATTGATGGTAAAACCCATGAACAGGGAATCGCACTGTTGCAACAGATGGTCTTAGCCAGAGCCTTTCCCGACGTGGAACCATGCGATCGCTTAAATAAGCTGACTGAGATTTTTGATCATGTAGCCACCCTCAACCGCTTATGTCAGTTGAGCGGTGGTCATGTGCGAGACTTGCTGCGGTTACTAAATAGCTGGATTCAAGAAGAAATGGCACTTCCCCTCACCCGTGAAACCTTGGAAATAGTAGTTCGCGCTCGTCGGAACGAAATGACTCTGCCGATTTCTGATGATGAATGGCAATTATTACGCCATGTCAACCAAAGGAAAAAAGTTAGTGATGACCAAGGATACCAAAAACTGATTCGCAGCCGGTTTGTCTTTGAATATCGCGATCGCGGCGAGTCTTGGTTTGATGTTAACCCGATTTTGGCAGAGGCGCGAGAGTTGCAGTAA
- a CDS encoding DUF3598 family protein, with amino-acid sequence MSNIRQEMPVLARHEGDWVGTYTLIDPTGKIIDSHQSHLSCQFPENAPHSYYQINRYTWDDGKQEEHQFPATYRDKKIWFDTERILGKAWEVDDSTVILWFAYKNFPEMYLYEMIQISPDNNYRARTWQWFKNHQVYQRTLIQEERLK; translated from the coding sequence ATGTCTAACATTCGTCAAGAGATGCCCGTACTTGCCCGTCATGAAGGAGATTGGGTGGGTACTTATACCCTGATTGATCCAACAGGAAAAATTATCGACAGCCATCAGTCTCATTTAAGCTGTCAGTTTCCTGAAAATGCACCTCATTCATACTACCAAATCAATCGTTATACCTGGGATGATGGTAAACAAGAAGAACATCAATTTCCAGCAACCTATAGAGACAAAAAAATCTGGTTTGACACAGAACGTATTTTAGGTAAAGCCTGGGAAGTCGATGATTCTACAGTTATTTTGTGGTTTGCTTATAAAAATTTTCCAGAAATGTACTTATATGAAATGATTCAAATTAGTCCTGACAATAACTATCGTGCCCGTACATGGCAATGGTTTAAAAATCATCAAGTCTACCAACGTACTCTAATTCAAGAAGAACGACTAAAATAG
- a CDS encoding carbonic anhydrase, with protein MSRINGFVGRRNFLKLAGVGSIGIGATAAGSVLWKQEEAVAQKPATSVQKPQAVNPDAALKSLVEGNQRFIDGKRLNPNQSKFRLQETSVAQYPFAAVLGCADSRVPAEIVFDQGFGDLFVTRLAGNVASPETIGSLEYATAVLGVQLIIVLGHASCGAVLAAVEGKPLPGRISSFVEEIKPAVEKAKTKTGNLENNSIIANVQYQAARLAEGSTILGQLIKEGKLKIVGGFYDLAVGKVTLVA; from the coding sequence ATGAGTCGCATTAACGGATTTGTAGGGCGTCGTAATTTCTTAAAATTAGCGGGTGTGGGTAGTATCGGCATTGGTGCTACTGCTGCTGGTAGTGTCTTGTGGAAACAAGAGGAAGCTGTGGCCCAAAAACCAGCTACTTCTGTGCAAAAACCTCAAGCAGTTAATCCGGACGCTGCTTTAAAAAGTCTGGTAGAGGGTAATCAACGGTTTATTGATGGGAAGCGTCTCAACCCCAACCAATCAAAGTTCCGTTTGCAAGAAACTTCCGTAGCCCAATATCCGTTTGCAGCTGTGCTAGGTTGTGCTGATTCTAGAGTCCCAGCAGAAATTGTTTTTGATCAGGGTTTTGGGGATTTATTTGTCACCAGACTAGCTGGTAATGTTGCCTCTCCAGAGACTATTGGAAGTCTGGAATATGCTACAGCTGTATTAGGTGTCCAACTAATTATAGTTCTGGGTCATGCAAGCTGCGGTGCAGTACTGGCTGCGGTTGAAGGCAAACCACTTCCTGGAAGAATTAGCTCTTTTGTAGAAGAAATTAAACCTGCGGTAGAAAAAGCTAAAACCAAAACTGGTAATTTAGAAAATAATTCCATCATTGCCAATGTCCAATATCAGGCGGCAAGATTGGCAGAAGGCTCGACAATTTTAGGACAATTGATTAAGGAAGGTAAACTCAAAATTGTTGGTGGTTTTTATGACCTAGCTGTAGGAAAAGTTACTCTGGTGGCTTAA
- the hisS gene encoding histidine--tRNA ligase, whose product MAKGDKVNFSNPSGFPEFLPSEKRLELYLLDIIRRVFESYGFTPIETPAVERLEVLQAKGNQGDNIIYGIDTILPPNRQAEKDKSGDSGSEARALKFDQTVPLAAYIARHLNELTFPFARYQMDMVFRGERAKDGRFRQFRQCDIDVVARSQLSLLYDAQMPAIITEIFTAINIGDFLIRINNRKVLTGFFQSVGIAENQIKSCIGIIDNLEKIGETKVKQDLEKEGVSVEQVQKIIDFIKIDGGVDEVLDKLKHLAENLPEAEQFSLGVVELETVITGVRNLGVPENCFCIDLRIARGLNYYTGTVYETTLLGHEALGSICSGGRYEELVGVFLGEKMPGVGISIGLTRLISRLLKAGILNTLAATPAQVMVVNMQEDLMPTYLKVSQQLRQAGINVVTSFDKKGLGKQFQLAEKQGIEFCVIIGSEEAAAQKSSLKDLKSGEQVEVMLENLAEEIKRRLA is encoded by the coding sequence ATGGCAAAAGGCGACAAAGTAAACTTTTCTAATCCTAGTGGTTTCCCAGAATTTCTACCTAGCGAAAAGCGTCTAGAGTTATATTTACTGGATATTATCCGTCGTGTTTTTGAAAGCTACGGATTTACACCCATTGAAACGCCAGCAGTAGAACGGTTAGAGGTTCTACAAGCTAAAGGTAATCAAGGGGATAACATTATTTATGGTATTGATACTATTCTGCCACCAAATCGGCAGGCTGAGAAGGATAAATCTGGTGATTCTGGTTCAGAAGCCAGGGCTTTAAAGTTTGACCAAACAGTTCCTTTAGCAGCATATATTGCCCGTCATCTAAATGAATTAACCTTTCCCTTTGCTCGCTACCAAATGGATATGGTTTTTCGCGGTGAACGGGCAAAAGATGGGCGGTTTCGTCAATTTCGTCAGTGCGATATTGATGTGGTGGCGCGTAGTCAACTCAGCTTGCTCTACGATGCTCAGATGCCGGCAATTATCACAGAAATATTTACAGCAATTAACATTGGTGATTTTCTAATTCGCATCAACAATCGCAAAGTTCTTACTGGTTTTTTTCAGTCGGTGGGCATTGCTGAAAACCAAATTAAATCCTGTATTGGGATTATTGATAATCTGGAAAAAATCGGTGAAACTAAGGTAAAACAAGATTTAGAGAAAGAGGGTGTTTCAGTAGAGCAGGTGCAAAAAATAATTGATTTTATTAAAATCGATGGTGGAGTAGATGAGGTATTAGATAAGCTCAAGCACCTTGCAGAAAATTTGCCAGAAGCAGAACAATTTAGTTTGGGAGTTGTTGAACTTGAAACAGTAATTACAGGAGTGCGTAATCTCGGAGTTCCCGAAAATTGCTTCTGCATTGATTTACGTATTGCCCGTGGTCTTAATTACTATACTGGCACAGTTTACGAAACAACTTTGTTAGGACATGAAGCCTTGGGTAGTATTTGTTCTGGTGGTAGATATGAAGAGTTAGTCGGGGTATTTTTGGGCGAGAAAATGCCTGGTGTGGGTATTTCTATCGGCTTAACTCGCTTAATTAGTCGCTTACTAAAAGCTGGCATTCTCAATACTTTAGCTGCTACACCAGCCCAAGTGATGGTGGTGAATATGCAAGAGGATTTGATGCCCACTTATTTAAAAGTATCACAACAATTACGTCAGGCTGGTATTAATGTTGTAACTAGCTTTGATAAAAAAGGATTAGGTAAACAATTCCAGTTAGCTGAAAAACAGGGAATTGAATTTTGCGTAATTATTGGTTCTGAGGAAGCAGCGGCGCAAAAGTCATCACTTAAGGATTTAAAATCAGGTGAGCAAGTAGAAGTGATGCTGGAAAATTTGGCAGAGGAAATTAAACGCAGACTGGCTTAA
- a CDS encoding class I SAM-dependent methyltransferase, with translation MTQNNLPPVWNRVEKHAVFPEAKHDEIARYNFLANLTRHLATTVSPGNKIAYEKRVRPNFQKAQSRDFETREEVREAMKNDPYYQAWSALRRSAMEMRQQAGRSMVLRQANQLAEKAQRLNQGKDTLKLNPDLEIPHYIQAVDHHCMPGSYYTELIEKDVTSAANYDSGIFVTTAGLLGRMSDAGGKAIVQWLKKDSPKFQPKRILDIGCGLGHNVIPIAQAYPDAEVIAIDIAAPMLRYGHARAQDLGIKNVTFIQMDGANTEFADESFDWIQTTMFLHETSNKTLHRIMEEIYRLLQFGGLTLHIEQPQYTKNMDLYEQFIRDWDAYYNNEPFWSKMHDIDVKKLMIQAGFPEDAFIQIGVKAVNDLEENQKTDEIVEDYGRSPVWNAFGVWKS, from the coding sequence ATGACTCAAAACAACCTACCTCCTGTTTGGAATAGAGTAGAAAAACATGCAGTGTTTCCAGAAGCTAAACACGACGAAATCGCTCGTTATAATTTTCTGGCAAATTTAACTCGTCATTTGGCAACTACTGTATCTCCAGGCAACAAAATTGCATATGAAAAACGTGTTCGTCCAAACTTTCAAAAAGCACAAAGTCGGGACTTTGAAACACGAGAAGAAGTGCGAGAAGCCATGAAAAACGATCCTTACTATCAGGCTTGGAGTGCTTTACGCAGATCCGCTATGGAAATGAGACAACAAGCAGGTCGTTCAATGGTTTTACGTCAAGCAAATCAACTGGCAGAAAAAGCACAGCGTTTAAATCAGGGCAAAGATACCCTTAAACTCAATCCAGACCTAGAAATACCTCATTATATTCAAGCAGTAGATCATCACTGCATGCCCGGCAGTTACTATACAGAACTCATAGAGAAAGATGTAACATCTGCGGCTAATTATGACTCTGGAATATTTGTGACAACGGCTGGCTTACTAGGGCGAATGAGCGATGCAGGAGGCAAAGCCATTGTACAGTGGCTGAAAAAAGATTCCCCCAAATTTCAGCCCAAACGTATACTTGACATAGGTTGTGGATTGGGTCACAACGTCATTCCCATAGCGCAAGCTTATCCCGACGCCGAAGTAATTGCTATTGATATAGCTGCTCCCATGTTGAGATATGGACATGCTCGCGCTCAAGACCTTGGCATAAAAAACGTTACTTTTATCCAAATGGATGGTGCGAACACAGAATTTGCAGATGAGTCATTTGATTGGATACAAACCACGATGTTTTTGCATGAAACTTCCAACAAAACACTTCACCGAATTATGGAAGAAATTTATCGCCTGCTGCAATTTGGTGGTTTAACCCTTCATATCGAACAGCCGCAATACACCAAAAACATGGATCTATACGAACAATTCATCCGCGATTGGGATGCCTATTACAACAATGAACCATTTTGGTCTAAGATGCATGACATAGATGTAAAAAAACTGATGATCCAAGCTGGTTTCCCAGAAGACGCATTTATCCAAATAGGTGTTAAAGCCGTAAATGATCTCGAAGAAAATCAAAAAACAGATGAAATAGTGGAAGATTACGGTCGTTCTCCTGTTTGGAATGCATTTGGTGTCTGGAAAAGCTAG